One window of the Dermacentor andersoni chromosome 10, qqDerAnde1_hic_scaffold, whole genome shotgun sequence genome contains the following:
- the LOC129388063 gene encoding uncharacterized protein → MRNHCPADDGESTRRRLCSLSRGNCRRDGTKVSWQCQQTIVPVHPRNVTAAKRRHQGSQVLPPPLESQMTTKDVEALCVRLGQLSADELQSLDDVKAPWLSRLKGETAVNAVNRIQRSLDAVNFWEHRLAYVAWLYCWLMRRDRLSPWLLYHFDVPAATVDCSELLGHLVSSMMEPISNTTAMQASEGGALHACLLTMEPGFEPYDHKLLCLCLWPGLPFVAAHSTGLRIQRRLMIALGRALREIPVEVVGGVHRDLSSVFGAAMRYCSDPLEHRTADRTERQTTIQEERQQGR, encoded by the coding sequence atgcgcaaccACTGTCCAGCTGACGACGGGGAGTCCACCAGACGGCGACTCTGCTCGCTCTCCCGCGGCAACTGCCGCCGAGACGGAACAAAAGTTTCTTGGCAATGCCAGCAAACCATAGTGCCTGTACACCCGCGGAACGTCACAGCCGCCAAGCGACGCCATCAAGGTAGCCAAGTGCTTCCACCACCTCTAGAATCTCAGATGACAACCAAGGACGTGGAGGCTCTCTGCGTTCGTCTTGGCCAGCTGTCCGCGGACGAACTTCAGTCTCTCGATGACGTCAAAGCGCCCTGGCTTTCTCGGCTGAAAGGCGAAACAGCGGTAAATGCCGTCAACAGGATTCAGCGCTCTCTCGATGCCGTCAACTTTTGGGAGCATCGGCTCGCTTACGTCGCCTGGCTGTATTGCTGGCTCATGCGGCGGGACAGGCTCAGCCCTTGGCTTCTGTACCACTTTGACGTCCCTGCTGCTACAGTTGACTGTTCCGAGCTTCTGGGACACTTGGTTTCTTCGATGATGGAGCCCATCTCCAACACGACGGCCATGCAGGCTAGTGAAGGAGGTGCCTTGCACGCCTGTCTTCTGACCATGGAGCCAGGATTTGAGCCGTACGACCACAAGTTACTGTGCTTGTGCCTCTGGCCCGGGTTGCCCTTCGTGGCCGCCCATTCGACGGGACTGAGGATCCAGCGCCGGCTGATGATCGCGCTCGgccgtgcgctgcgcgaaattCCAGTAGAAGTGGTGGGTGGTGTTCACAGAGACCTGAGTTCCGTGTTTGGTGCGGCCATGCGTTATTGCAGCGACCCGCTCGAGCATCGGACGGCCGACAGAACTG